A stretch of Deltaproteobacteria bacterium DNA encodes these proteins:
- a CDS encoding SCP2 sterol-binding domain-containing protein: MAYTNVKETFDQLYKNFNPQAAKGVDAVFQWEILGDGGGSWHMTVKDQTCQLAEGKHPKPNVSQTSSVQTFLALVNNELGGMQAFMSGKLKVRGNILLAQKIMDIWPA; this comes from the coding sequence ATGGCTTATACCAACGTAAAGGAAACCTTTGACCAGTTGTATAAAAACTTTAATCCCCAGGCGGCCAAGGGGGTCGATGCCGTATTTCAGTGGGAAATTCTCGGCGACGGGGGAGGAAGCTGGCACATGACCGTTAAGGACCAGACCTGCCAGTTGGCCGAGGGAAAACATCCCAAACCCAATGTCTCCCAGACCTCGAGTGTCCAGACCTTTCTGGCCCTGGTCAACAATGAGTTGGGGGGCATGCAGGCCTTTATGAGCGGTAAGCTCAAGGTGCGGGGCAATATTCTATTGGCCCAGAAAATTATGGATATCTGGCCGGCCTGA
- a CDS encoding alcohol dehydrogenase catalytic domain-containing protein: MESPTDMIVKVTTASICGSDIHIKYGEIPIPPETVIGHEFVGLVEEVGSGVVQFRPGDRVCVPAGIWCGLCPACRRGEEQNCLNGGVWGGGLYFGRPLAGAQTEFVRVPNADLCAMPIPDQVPDEQAVFVGDIFMTGYHAAFQGGIRTADTVVIYGCGPIGLTALISARMFGPKEVFSVDLYDNRLALAEHFGATVIDARKEDPVNRILEATDMQGADVAIEAVGNPDTFLQSLNSVRRGGMVSVVGLFPSSVELPLPIFGLYGVRINMGLASPSSMGQLMSLLASGRLDLSPLCTHTFDLKDAMEAYDLFENHKDQCLKVMLKP, encoded by the coding sequence ATGGAATCGCCGACCGATATGATCGTTAAGGTGACCACGGCTTCCATCTGCGGTTCCGATATTCACATCAAGTATGGGGAGATCCCCATTCCCCCGGAGACCGTCATCGGCCACGAGTTTGTCGGTCTGGTGGAGGAAGTCGGTTCCGGAGTGGTCCAGTTCAGGCCCGGGGACCGGGTCTGTGTGCCAGCCGGGATCTGGTGCGGTCTTTGTCCGGCCTGCCGCCGGGGGGAGGAACAGAATTGTCTCAACGGAGGGGTCTGGGGAGGCGGGCTTTATTTCGGCCGGCCTTTGGCCGGGGCCCAGACCGAATTTGTCCGGGTGCCCAATGCCGACCTGTGCGCCATGCCCATCCCCGATCAGGTGCCGGATGAACAGGCGGTCTTTGTGGGAGACATCTTCATGACCGGTTATCACGCCGCCTTCCAGGGAGGGATAAGAACCGCCGACACGGTGGTGATTTACGGCTGCGGCCCCATCGGCCTGACGGCCTTGATTTCTGCCCGAATGTTCGGACCCAAAGAGGTTTTTTCCGTAGACCTGTATGACAACCGATTGGCCCTGGCCGAACATTTCGGGGCTACGGTGATCGATGCCCGGAAAGAAGACCCGGTGAATCGGATCCTGGAGGCCACGGATATGCAGGGGGCCGATGTGGCCATTGAAGCCGTAGGCAATCCGGATACCTTTCTGCAATCCCTGAATTCGGTTCGAAGGGGAGGGATGGTCTCGGTGGTGGGACTTTTCCCTTCTTCGGTGGAACTGCCCCTGCCCATTTTCGGCCTCTACGGGGTGCGCATCAATATGGGCCTGGCCAGCCCTTCCTCCATGGGGCAGCTCATGTCGCTTTTGGCCTCCGGCCGATTGGACCTCTCTCCTCTATGCACCCACACCTTTGACCTCAAGGACGCTATGGAGGCCTATGACCTTTTTGAAAATCATAAGGATCAATGCCTTAAGGTAATGCTCAAACCTTAA